The Bos indicus x Bos taurus breed Angus x Brahman F1 hybrid chromosome 15, Bos_hybrid_MaternalHap_v2.0, whole genome shotgun sequence genome includes a window with the following:
- the LOC113904873 gene encoding olfactory receptor 51Q1-like, whose protein sequence is MSEVMNTTQDPFYFILTGIPGFEAYHIWISIPCCCLYTISIIGNTTILTVIRTEPSLVQPMYLFLSMLALTDLGLTLSTLPTVMQLLWFNNQKISFEGCFAQFFFLHAFSFMESSVLLAMSFDRYVAICRPLHYATILTNSVVGRMGLAILCRCVLAVLPSLFLLKRLPFCRSHLLSHSYCLHQDMIRLVCADIRINNWYAFAVVLLIIGIDPLLIVLSYILILKSILHTASWAERLQAFNNCLSHMLAVLVLYVPMVGVSITHRFAKHAPPLVHVIMANIYLLAPPVMNPIIYSVKTKQIRQGIFHLISQRSRHLR, encoded by the coding sequence ATGTCCGAGGTGATGAACACCACCCAAGACCCTTTCTACTTCATCCTCACGGGCATCCCTGGGTTTGAAGCCTACCACATCTGGATCTCCATCCCCTGCTGCTGCCTCTACACCATCTCCATCATAGGAAACACCACCATTCTCACTGTCATCCGCACAGAGCCATCCCTTGTCCAGCCCATGTACCTGTTCCTCTCCATGCTGGCCCTCACTGACCTGGGTCTCACCCTCAGCACGCTGCCCACAGTCATGCAGCTCCTCTGGTTTAACAATCAGAAGATCAGTTTTGAGGGCTGTTTTGCCCAGTTCTTCTTCCTCCATGCGTTCTCTTTTATGGAATCTTCAGTCCTGTTGGCCATGTCctttgaccgctatgtggccatctgccgCCCCCTCCATTACGCCACCATCCTCACCAACAGTGTTGTTGGCAGGATGGGGTTAGCCATCCTTTGCCGCTGTGTTCTGGCCGttcttccctcccttttcctACTCAAGCGCCTGCCCTTCTGCCGCTCCCACCTTCTCTCTCACTCCTACTGCCTCCACCAGGACATGATTCGCCTGGTCTGTGCTGACATCCGAATCAACAACTGGTATGCTTTTGCTGTGGTTTTGCTCATTATTGGGATAGACCCTCTGCTCATTGTGCTCTCCTACATCCTCATCCTGAAAAGTATCTTGCACACAGCCTCATGGGCTGAGCGACTGCAGGCCTTCAATAACTGTCTGTCCCACATGCTGGCTGTTCTGGTCCTCTATGTGCCCATGGTTGGGGTGTCTATAACTCATCGATTTGCCAAGCATGCCCCACCTCTAGTTCATGTTATCATGGCCAATATTTACCTGTTGGCACCTCCAGTGATGAACCCCATCATTTACAGTGTAAAGACTAAGCAGATCCGCCAGGGAATTTTTCACCTCATTTCTCAAAGAAGCAGGCATTTAAGGTGA